In Bacteroidota bacterium, a single genomic region encodes these proteins:
- a CDS encoding class I SAM-dependent methyltransferase: protein MFYDPIKSSLGKVFNTTPTLRILFYKLLDLLLLRSWHIHKEIREWNKVKRSYISILDAGMGFGQYSYYLSGINPKWVIKAVDVKEDQVADCASFFKKVKRNNVQFSVEDLTVFKQENTFDLILSVDVMEHILEDVQVFKNFHASLKKGGMLLISTPSDQGGSDVHGDGETSFIEEHVRDGYNAKEIADKLKSAGFSKADVRYSYGTPGKISWRLSMKYPITMLGKTKLFYILLPFYYLVTYPISFVLNFFDTNMDHPTGTGLIVKAWK, encoded by the coding sequence ATGTTTTACGATCCTATTAAAAGCTCATTAGGTAAGGTTTTTAACACTACTCCCACACTTCGAATTCTTTTTTACAAATTACTTGATTTACTCCTTTTACGCAGTTGGCACATTCACAAAGAAATTCGTGAATGGAACAAAGTAAAACGCAGTTACATTTCGATTTTAGATGCAGGAATGGGCTTTGGGCAGTATTCCTACTATCTATCCGGAATTAATCCTAAGTGGGTTATTAAAGCAGTGGATGTAAAGGAAGATCAGGTGGCAGACTGCGCCAGTTTTTTTAAGAAAGTGAAACGAAACAATGTTCAGTTTAGTGTAGAAGATTTAACTGTGTTTAAACAGGAAAATACCTTTGATCTAATCCTTTCGGTGGATGTTATGGAACATATTTTAGAGGATGTTCAGGTCTTTAAAAATTTTCATGCGTCGCTAAAAAAGGGTGGAATGCTTTTAATTTCAACTCCATCAGATCAAGGCGGTTCAGATGTGCATGGCGATGGAGAAACTTCCTTTATCGAAGAGCACGTGCGTGATGGTTACAATGCAAAGGAAATTGCCGATAAATTAAAATCAGCCGGTTTCAGCAAAGCAGATGTGCGCTATTCTTACGGTACACCCGGAAAAATATCATGGAGACTAAGTATGAAGTACCCAATTACGATGCTCGGAAAAACCAAACTTTTTTATATCCTGCTTCCTTTTTATTACCTTGTAACATACCCCATTTCGTTCGTGCTTAATTTTTTCGACACCAACATGGATCATCCAACAGGCACCGGTTTGATTGTGAAAGCCTGGAAATAG
- a CDS encoding type II toxin-antitoxin system RelE/ParE family toxin, which yields MIITFGDKDSKKIWEGERVKRLSTEIQEIARRKLRMLNNSQDLNDLLIPPSNRLEKLKGNYKDFYSIRINNQWRIIFKWNNGNADEVEIIDYH from the coding sequence ATGATTATTACTTTTGGAGACAAAGACTCAAAGAAAATTTGGGAAGGTGAACGAGTGAAAAGATTGTCGACAGAGATTCAAGAAATTGCTAGACGTAAACTAAGAATGCTTAACAATTCTCAAGACCTTAACGATTTGCTAATACCTCCTTCCAACAGACTTGAAAAGCTAAAAGGAAATTATAAAGACTTCTACTCTATCCGTATTAATAATCAATGGCGAATAATTTTTAAATGGAATAATGGTAACGCTGACGAAGTAGAAATTATTGATTATCACTAA
- the era gene encoding GTPase Era, with the protein MAHKSGFVNIIGCPNVGKSTLMNALVGEKISIITSKAQTTRHRIMGIVSGDDFQIVYSDTPGVLAPNYKLHESMMKFVSSALSDADIILFVTDIFEDTKIDAATLEKIKQATVPVMLVINKVDLSTQEKLEEKTAYWKNEIPKAEIIPMSALRKFNVNYLFDRILALLPESPAYYEKDQFTDKPEKFFVSEIIREKILKFYSKEIPYSVEVVVDEFKDEPTILKIRSEIMVARESQKGIIIGHQGKALKKVGTEARHDLEDFFQKKVFLELHVKVNKDWRDSDSQLKRFGYNL; encoded by the coding sequence TTGGCACATAAATCCGGTTTTGTAAACATAATTGGCTGTCCCAATGTGGGTAAGTCCACCTTGATGAATGCGCTTGTAGGTGAAAAAATATCGATTATTACCTCTAAGGCACAAACTACTCGGCACCGAATTATGGGAATTGTGAGTGGCGACGACTTTCAAATTGTGTATTCCGATACCCCGGGTGTGCTCGCTCCAAATTACAAATTGCACGAAAGCATGATGAAATTTGTGAGCAGTGCTTTATCTGATGCAGATATTATTTTGTTTGTGACCGATATATTCGAAGATACCAAAATAGATGCGGCAACCTTAGAGAAAATCAAACAAGCTACAGTTCCTGTTATGTTGGTTATAAACAAAGTGGATTTGAGCACACAAGAAAAATTGGAGGAAAAAACTGCTTATTGGAAAAATGAAATCCCCAAGGCCGAAATTATTCCCATGTCGGCGCTTCGTAAGTTTAATGTGAATTATCTTTTCGATCGAATACTTGCCTTATTGCCTGAATCGCCGGCTTATTACGAAAAAGATCAATTTACCGATAAGCCCGAAAAATTCTTTGTTTCGGAAATTATTCGCGAAAAGATTTTGAAATTTTATTCGAAAGAAATTCCCTATTCGGTGGAGGTTGTGGTGGATGAATTTAAAGATGAGCCTACCATTTTAAAAATTCGTTCAGAAATTATGGTTGCCCGCGAATCGCAAAAAGGGATTATTATAGGTCATCAGGGAAAAGCACTTAAAAAAGTTGGAACAGAAGCCCGCCACGACTTGGAAGATTTTTTTCAGAAAAAAGTCTTTTTAGAATTGCACGTAAAAGTGAACAAAGACTGGCGCGACAGCGATTCACAGCTTAAGCGATTCGGTTATAATTTATAA
- a CDS encoding ABC transporter permease codes for MNLSLFIAKRYLISKKSHNAINIITAISIGGVTVGTMALIVVLSVFNGFENLVVSLYNSFDSDIEISAKIGKTFMPDTSFYSKLNAIDGVAYTTGVIEENALLKYHNKQYIATIKGMDASYLKHTGLDTMLADGKLILQQDCTYFALVGQGVANKLSLNIHDVLSPLSIYVPKRGIAVTTLNPENAFSSEAITCSGVFAIQQDFDSKYVLVPIDFAKKILNYTQQVSAIEIMMKPGSDKQKVQKQIEQLAGNSMQVKNRFQQHELLYKIMRSEKWAVFLILGFILIIATFNVIGSLTMLIIEKKKDVHVLKSMGATHAFIRKLFMTEGMMISLVGGLSGIIFGTIICFLQIHFAWIKMPGGGSFVVDAYPVKMEILDLVLVLLTVLFIGFVAAWYPTKKLLNKNQVAINL; via the coding sequence ATGAATCTTTCGCTCTTTATTGCCAAGCGGTACCTGATTTCTAAAAAGTCGCACAACGCCATCAATATTATTACCGCTATATCTATTGGCGGAGTAACTGTAGGCACAATGGCATTGATAGTAGTGCTTTCGGTGTTTAATGGTTTCGAAAACCTGGTTGTTTCACTTTATAATTCATTTGATTCAGATATTGAAATATCGGCAAAAATTGGGAAAACCTTTATGCCTGATACTTCCTTCTATTCAAAGTTAAATGCAATTGATGGCGTTGCTTACACCACTGGAGTTATAGAAGAGAATGCCTTACTAAAATACCATAATAAGCAATACATCGCAACCATAAAGGGCATGGATGCAAGCTATTTAAAACATACTGGATTGGATACCATGCTAGCTGATGGTAAATTGATTTTGCAGCAAGACTGCACTTATTTTGCATTAGTGGGACAAGGTGTTGCCAATAAGCTTTCGCTTAACATTCATGATGTGTTAAGTCCGCTCTCGATTTACGTTCCAAAACGTGGAATAGCTGTTACTACCTTAAATCCCGAAAATGCATTTTCATCGGAAGCGATTACCTGCAGCGGAGTTTTCGCCATTCAACAGGATTTTGATTCTAAATATGTGCTAGTTCCAATTGATTTTGCAAAAAAAATATTGAATTATACACAGCAAGTTTCTGCCATCGAAATTATGATGAAGCCGGGCAGCGACAAGCAAAAAGTACAAAAGCAGATAGAACAGCTTGCAGGAAATTCCATGCAGGTAAAAAATCGTTTTCAGCAACATGAGCTTTTGTATAAAATAATGCGCTCTGAAAAATGGGCTGTTTTCTTAATTCTCGGATTTATTCTAATCATAGCAACATTCAATGTAATTGGTTCGCTCACCATGTTAATTATAGAAAAGAAAAAGGATGTGCATGTCTTAAAAAGCATGGGCGCCACACACGCATTTATTCGAAAATTGTTTATGACCGAAGGAATGATGATTTCCTTAGTAGGCGGACTCAGCGGAATTATATTTGGAACCATAATTTGTTTTTTGCAAATCCATTTTGCCTGGATAAAAATGCCGGGCGGTGGCTCCTTTGTAGTAGACGCATATCCTGTAAAAATGGAAATTTTGGATTTAGTGCTGGTGCTTCTAACCGTCCTCTTTATTGGTTTTGTTGCAGCCTGGTATCCTACTAAAAAGCTTCTGAACAAAAATCAAGTAGCTATTAATTTGTAA
- the xseA gene encoding exodeoxyribonuclease VII large subunit: MPEKINDKKIYSLLEVSQSIQKTLKERYTSAFWVKAEMNKLNFYKQSGHCYPELVEKQDGKVIAQVKAILWRDDFQHANNNFLAVLKEPLKDGIKILFLAKITFDPAHGLSLLISDIDPSFTLGDLEREKQETILKLKEEGIYNLNKSLPLPLLPQRIAIISVESSKGYADFMRVIENNEWNYKFFHLLFPSLLQGDKAVAGIIAQLKRIKKVKAHFDVVAIIRGGGGDVGLSCYNSYALAKEIALFPLPVLTGIGHATNETVSELISHANAITPTKLADYLLQKFHNFSVPVKDAERKISDKSMRLLRESKTKFQSEIKLFRSRCENVLSTNRSEIKSVSRTVLKSVQTIFQNEKESILVQQVELTRNKNTFYINKNKELSHLEKNVSILHPSNVLKRGYSITLLNGKAITKSTQVKAGDEISTQLLKGIIKSTVNPDNKKKS, from the coding sequence TTGCCTGAAAAAATAAACGATAAAAAGATTTACTCCCTTTTGGAGGTGAGCCAAAGCATACAAAAAACGCTTAAGGAGCGCTATACCTCTGCCTTTTGGGTAAAGGCCGAAATGAATAAACTGAATTTTTACAAACAATCGGGTCACTGTTACCCGGAGTTGGTGGAGAAGCAGGATGGAAAAGTGATTGCACAAGTTAAAGCCATTTTGTGGCGAGACGATTTTCAGCATGCCAACAACAATTTTTTAGCTGTTTTGAAGGAACCTTTAAAAGATGGAATAAAAATTTTGTTCCTCGCAAAAATCACCTTCGATCCGGCACATGGATTGTCTCTATTGATTAGTGACATTGATCCCAGTTTCACATTGGGCGACCTGGAGCGGGAAAAACAAGAAACCATTCTTAAATTAAAAGAAGAAGGAATTTACAATTTAAATAAATCGCTTCCGCTTCCATTGCTCCCACAGCGTATTGCAATTATTTCGGTGGAGAGTAGTAAGGGTTATGCAGATTTTATGCGGGTAATCGAAAACAATGAATGGAATTACAAATTCTTTCATTTACTCTTTCCTTCCCTTTTGCAGGGAGATAAAGCAGTAGCCGGCATTATTGCTCAATTAAAAAGAATTAAAAAGGTGAAAGCACATTTTGATGTGGTAGCTATAATACGTGGTGGAGGCGGAGATGTTGGGCTTTCCTGTTACAACAGCTATGCACTCGCCAAAGAAATTGCCTTATTTCCATTGCCTGTCCTTACCGGGATTGGTCATGCTACAAATGAAACGGTAAGTGAACTCATATCGCATGCAAATGCAATCACTCCAACCAAGTTGGCCGACTACCTGCTCCAAAAATTTCATAATTTTTCGGTGCCGGTGAAGGATGCGGAACGCAAGATTAGCGATAAATCAATGCGTTTGCTGCGCGAATCGAAAACAAAATTTCAATCCGAAATAAAGCTCTTTCGCTCACGCTGCGAGAATGTGCTGAGCACCAACCGCAGCGAAATAAAGAGCGTTTCCCGAACCGTATTAAAATCAGTGCAAACTATTTTTCAAAATGAAAAGGAGAGTATCCTCGTGCAGCAAGTTGAGTTAACCCGAAATAAAAATACCTTCTATATCAATAAAAATAAGGAGCTCAGTCACCTCGAAAAAAATGTGTCGATTTTACATCCAAGTAATGTGTTAAAAAGAGGGTATAGCATAACTTTGTTAAACGGAAAAGCCATCACAAAGAGCACACAAGTAAAGGCGGGTGATGAAATCAGCACACAACTTTTAAAAGGAATTATAAAAAGTACCGTGAACCCAGACAACAAGAAAAAATCATGA
- a CDS encoding MarC family protein → MFDYKEILTVSMILFAVIDVIGSIPVLIDLRSKIGFIQAEKASLASLAIMLVFLFVGEQILGLIGLDVSSFAIAGSFVLFFIAIEMILGITLYKDSVPATASIVPIAFPLIAGAGTMTTLLSLKAQYHDSNIIVAICLNMIFVYLVLKNTKYLERMLGPGGINIVRKVFGVILLAIAVKLFRTNAGM, encoded by the coding sequence ATGTTTGATTACAAAGAGATTCTTACCGTAAGTATGATATTGTTTGCCGTGATAGATGTCATTGGCTCTATTCCTGTATTGATTGATTTACGGAGCAAAATTGGATTTATTCAAGCAGAAAAAGCCTCGTTGGCATCTTTAGCAATAATGCTTGTTTTTCTTTTTGTGGGCGAGCAAATTCTAGGGTTAATTGGCTTAGATGTAAGCTCTTTTGCCATTGCAGGTTCATTTGTACTCTTTTTTATTGCCATCGAAATGATTTTAGGCATTACACTCTATAAGGATAGCGTGCCGGCCACTGCATCTATTGTGCCTATTGCCTTTCCGTTAATTGCGGGCGCTGGAACTATGACTACCTTGTTATCGCTAAAAGCGCAATATCACGATAGCAACATAATTGTTGCCATTTGCCTTAATATGATTTTTGTGTACTTGGTATTAAAAAACACCAAATACCTGGAGCGTATGCTGGGCCCGGGTGGTATTAATATTGTGCGAAAAGTGTTTGGCGTAATTTTGTTGGCTATTGCAGTAAAGTTATTTCGCACCAATGCTGGGATGTAA
- the der gene encoding ribosome biogenesis GTPase Der, which translates to MPNIVAIVGRPNVGKSTFFNRLTETRAAIVDELSGVTRDRHYGKCEWNGREFSIIDTGGYVTGSEDVFEGEIRKQVKIAIDEASILLFIVDVTTGITDDDREVANLLRKTKKKVFLIANKVDNGDRQTWAAEFYGLGLGDVYCISSINGSGTGDLLDDVVKSFKSDEDEEELDLPKFAIVGRPNVGKSSLLNALVGEERNIVTNIAGTTRDTIHTRYQSFGHDFLLVDTAGVRKKGKVHEDLEFYSVMRSIKAIENCDVCMLVLDAKEGIESQDLNIFHLAERNRKGVVILVNKWDLVEKENNTTKTFEERIRKKLMPFKDVPIVFISALSKQRIFKALEVATKVYQNRIQRIKTNVLNEVMLPIFQSNPPPALNGQYIKVKFCTQLPTLAPSFAFFCNQPQLIKESYRRYIENQLRLNFDFEGVPIQIFFRMK; encoded by the coding sequence GTGCCAAATATCGTTGCCATTGTTGGTCGCCCTAATGTAGGAAAATCAACGTTTTTTAACCGCCTTACCGAAACCCGGGCAGCCATCGTTGATGAACTCAGCGGTGTAACACGCGACCGTCATTATGGAAAGTGTGAGTGGAACGGACGTGAATTCAGTATTATTGATACCGGCGGATATGTGACCGGTTCGGAAGATGTTTTTGAAGGTGAAATCCGAAAGCAAGTAAAAATTGCCATTGATGAAGCCAGCATTTTGCTTTTTATTGTGGATGTTACAACTGGTATTACCGACGACGACCGCGAAGTAGCCAACCTCTTGCGCAAAACCAAAAAGAAAGTTTTTTTGATAGCCAATAAGGTTGATAATGGCGATCGTCAAACCTGGGCTGCTGAATTTTATGGGCTTGGATTGGGCGATGTGTATTGCATTTCCTCCATCAATGGAAGTGGTACGGGCGATTTGCTCGATGACGTAGTGAAATCCTTTAAAAGTGATGAGGACGAAGAAGAATTGGATTTACCCAAATTTGCCATTGTGGGAAGACCCAATGTAGGGAAATCATCTTTGCTAAATGCCTTGGTAGGAGAGGAGCGTAACATTGTTACAAACATTGCAGGAACCACGCGCGATACCATTCACACGCGTTACCAAAGTTTTGGACATGATTTTTTATTGGTAGATACAGCAGGTGTTCGAAAAAAGGGGAAAGTACACGAGGATTTGGAATTTTATTCGGTGATGCGCTCCATCAAAGCCATTGAGAATTGTGATGTGTGCATGCTGGTATTGGATGCAAAAGAAGGAATTGAATCACAAGATTTGAATATATTTCATTTGGCAGAGCGCAACCGAAAAGGTGTTGTGATTTTGGTGAATAAGTGGGATTTAGTTGAAAAAGAGAACAACACTACAAAAACTTTTGAAGAGCGCATCCGCAAGAAGCTTATGCCGTTTAAAGATGTTCCCATTGTATTTATATCTGCCTTGAGCAAACAACGTATTTTTAAAGCGCTTGAGGTGGCAACTAAGGTATATCAAAACCGCATCCAGCGCATTAAAACCAATGTGTTGAATGAGGTGATGTTGCCCATTTTTCAGAGTAATCCGCCACCTGCGTTAAACGGACAGTACATTAAAGTTAAGTTCTGTACTCAATTGCCAACCTTGGCTCCTTCCTTTGCGTTTTTTTGCAATCAACCGCAATTAATCAAGGAGTCGTATCGCAGGTATATTGAGAATCAGTTGCGGCTAAATTTTGATTTTGAAGGAGTGCCAATACAGATTTTCTTCCGAATGAAATAA
- the rbfA gene encoding 30S ribosome-binding factor RbfA — translation MDSTRQNKVSRLLQKEMGELFQRESGNLFNRAFITVTTVRVSADLSIAKVYLSMLVEKDREPTLKLIKTQSKEIRKRIGDRIKQQVRIIPNFEFFIDDSLDYAMKIESLLKK, via the coding sequence ATGGATTCAACACGTCAAAATAAGGTTTCACGCCTCCTGCAAAAGGAGATGGGAGAATTATTTCAACGCGAAAGCGGGAACCTATTTAACCGTGCATTTATAACAGTTACCACAGTGCGTGTAAGTGCCGATTTATCTATTGCAAAGGTTTACTTGAGCATGCTTGTGGAGAAAGATCGTGAACCCACTTTAAAATTGATTAAAACACAGAGTAAGGAAATTAGGAAACGCATTGGCGACCGCATCAAACAACAGGTGCGCATTATTCCAAATTTTGAGTTTTTTATTGATGACTCACTCGATTATGCGATGAAAATTGAATCCCTTTTAAAAAAATAA
- the xseB gene encoding exodeoxyribonuclease VII small subunit, giving the protein MSEKINYSEAFQELQRIVSEMEEGEISVDELSEKVKRAALLIKICKSKLSSTEEDVNKILKELESGD; this is encoded by the coding sequence ATGAGCGAAAAAATAAATTACAGCGAAGCCTTTCAGGAGCTTCAGAGAATTGTTAGCGAAATGGAAGAAGGAGAAATTTCGGTTGATGAACTTTCCGAAAAAGTGAAACGTGCTGCATTGCTTATAAAAATATGTAAAAGCAAACTCAGCAGCACCGAAGAGGATGTAAATAAGATTCTTAAGGAATTGGAAAGTGGCGATTGA
- a CDS encoding HigA family addiction module antidote protein encodes MKKLKNIHPGEILKEEFLMPLEISAYRLSLDIGIPQTRVSAIIKGNRRITADTALRLSKYFGNSAKFWLGLQDDFDIEEEKDQKKAELNAIKLCTRNAA; translated from the coding sequence ATGAAAAAGCTAAAAAACATTCACCCTGGAGAAATTCTTAAAGAAGAGTTTTTAATGCCTCTTGAAATTAGCGCTTATAGACTCTCCTTAGACATCGGAATTCCACAGACTCGCGTTTCTGCAATCATAAAAGGAAACAGAAGAATTACTGCGGACACAGCGCTTAGACTTTCTAAATATTTTGGAAATTCTGCAAAATTCTGGCTTGGACTTCAAGACGATTTTGACATTGAAGAAGAAAAAGATCAGAAGAAGGCAGAACTAAACGCGATAAAGCTGTGCACTCGCAACGCCGCATAA
- the tnpA gene encoding IS200/IS605 family transposase codes for MGQSLVKNYVHIVFSTKHRQPFISKEIEKELFAYLAGMCMNRESIPIIVGGYLDHVHILCALSKKIALMKLVEVVKSHSSKWIKTKGEDLANFYWQDGYAAFSVNPGQVDRVIQYIANQRQHHEKRNFQNELRVIFKRYKMEYDEAYIWD; via the coding sequence ATGGGACAATCCTTAGTAAAAAATTATGTTCATATTGTATTTAGCACAAAGCACCGTCAACCATTTATTTCAAAAGAAATAGAAAAGGAGTTGTTTGCTTATTTAGCCGGTATGTGTATGAATCGTGAAAGTATACCAATAATAGTAGGTGGTTATCTTGACCATGTCCATATTTTATGTGCTTTATCTAAAAAAATTGCATTAATGAAATTAGTGGAGGTAGTAAAATCCCATTCATCAAAATGGATTAAGACAAAAGGAGAGGACCTTGCTAATTTTTACTGGCAAGATGGATATGCTGCTTTTTCTGTAAATCCAGGTCAAGTTGACCGAGTAATTCAGTATATCGCAAACCAGCGTCAACACCACGAGAAAAGGAATTTTCAGAATGAGCTTCGAGTAATTTTTAAGCGTTACAAAATGGAGTATGACGAGGCTTATATTTGGGATTAA